The nucleotide window CAGCGGTTGCCCTTGCTCGCCGATGTTCCGGTTATTTTTTATGCAAAGGAGTTTTGTCCGGATGATATGACCAGAATGAAGTACCTCGGTGCAGCGGATTGGTTGATCAAGTCATCCGATCTGCACGCCCTGCGCGATGGGTTAAAGCTGATATTTGAAACGGTGAAAATGAAACAGCCTGCACGTGGTAAACTGATGACAGCAGAAGATTCTGCTGTATTGGTGTAGTCCGGTACCGGCTGCGTTTGCCGACCGGATAGCTGGAATCAGTATTCGTAAACCAGAACCCCGGGAGAAGATGATACGTTATCAACAGCAAGGCGCTTTTCTCAAAGAAAACGGAGACTGTTTTTTTCGGGTATGGGCGCCGTTCCGCAAGAGTGTAACGCTTTTACTGCTGGGCAGTGAAGAGGTTTCTTATCCGATGACCTCTGAAGAAGGAGGGTACTGGAGCACTACAGTACAGGAAGTGGCCGACGGCATGCACTATTATTATCTGCTCGATGAACATCTGCAGCGCCCGGACCCGGCCTCCCGGCATCAGGAGAGTACTGTACACCGTGCTTCCTGCGTTGTAGACCCCGCTGCCTTTACCTTCACCGATGACAACTGGAAAGGCCTCGAACCCCGTGACCTGATCATTTACGAAATACATATTGGTACTTTTACGAAGGAAGGCACTTTTCAGGCTGCCCGGGAAAAGCTGCCTACGCTGGAAGCGCTGGGCATCACTGCCATAGCACTGATGCCGGTATGCCAGTTTCCCGGCGACCGCAACTGGGGATATGACTGCGTATATCCCTTCGCGTTACACAACAAATACGGCACTACCGCTGAATTTAAAGCGTTGATCAATACCGCCCACCATCTGGGCATGGCGGTCATCCTCGACGTCGTTTATAACCACGCCGGGGGTGAAGGCAACTACCAGCCCGATTATGGCCCTTACTTTACGGATAAGTACAAAACCTTCTGGGGACCCGCTGTCAATCTGGATGACAATTGGTGTGATGCTGTGCGTGATTATTATATACAGAATGCGCTGATGTGGCTCGGTGAGTTTCGTATTGACGGCCTCCGGATCGATTCACTGCATGAATGTCAGGATAGCAGCGCCGTCCATTTTGCATGGGAACTGTCTGAAGCGGTGGCCGGACTGGAGCAGCAGTCAGGCCGGCGAAAACTGCTGATTGCCTCCACTGACCTGAACGATCCTCGTTATACCAATCCAGTGAAGATAGGTGGGTATGGACTTACATCCCAGTGGGCAGATGATTTTCATCATGCCCTGCATGCCTGGCTGACAGGTGAACAGCAAGGGTATTATGAAGACTTCGGCCAATTCCAGCACCTGGAAAAAGCTTTCAGGGACGCATTTGTATATACCGGACAGTATTCATCTTTCCGTAAACGCAAATTCGGGCTCCTTTCGGATGATGGTGATTGCCAGCGGATGATTGTTTTTTCCCAGAATCACGAGCAGGTTGGCAACCGCATGCTGGGTGAACGGCTGGGCAGCCTCGTATCTTTTGAAGCGCTTAAATTGGCCGCTTCTGCCGTACTGCTTTCTTCTTTTGTCCCGCTGTTGTTTATGGGAGAAGAATATGGGGAGAAGAATCCTTTTCTGTTTTTTACTGCTTATAGCGACCCGGCACTGGTGGAAGAAGTTAAAAAAGCCCGCAGTCGCTGGTTCTCCGCTTTTTTTAATACCAGTAAATCCATCCCCGACCCGCAACTGGAAGAGTCTTTTACCCGAAGCAGGCTGGGATGGGACACGAGTTCCCGTAGTAATGCAGCACTGCTGGCCTGTTACCGCTTTCTGATCGCATTCCGGAAACACCGGCCCGCTATGCGCACAGTCAGCAAGGAATCGGTTAGTTTACTTCCTGCCGGCAACGATCAGGCATTACTGGCTATAGAACGAACCAGCGGGCAGGATAAGGTGTTGATACTACTGAACTTTGATACGGCAGTGCAAACTTATCATCATACGGCCCCGGCGACATTAAAAAAGATATTTGACTCTGCCCATGAAGAGTGGAACGGCCCCGGTATAAAGGCCGCAGATGAAGCTTCTGTAAATGACACGATTTTACTGCAGCCCCTGTCTGCTGTGGTATATGAAATGGCGCATCATGAGGAATGAGTTCTTTACCCCGGTAGCGACCTACCGCATACAGTTTAGCAAGGATTTTACCTTTACTGATCTGGAAAAACAACTGGACTACCTTCACCAGCTGGGTATCACTACCATTTATGCCTCTCCCGTATTTGAAACAACACCGGGAAGCCTGTACGGCTATGATATCACCAATCCCCGCGAAATCAACAATAACATCGGCTCCCTGGCTCATATGCGCCAATTGCATGTAAAACTCCGCTCCCTCGGCATGAGCTGGATCCAGGATATTGTACCCAATTACATGGCTTTCCATTGCAACAACACCCGGTTGATGGATGCCCTGGAACGGGGTACTATTTCACCTTACTACAATTATTTCGATATCGACTGGCATCATCCGGATGCTGACCTTAAGGGAAAACTAATGGTGCCCTTTCTCAGAAAGACACTACGTGAAACCATCACCGATGGCGGCATCCAGCTCAGTTATGGCCGGCAGGGACTGGGCATTGCCACCGGTGGGCAGCTGTATCCTTTGTCTGCCCGTACCTACCGCTGGTTGCTTAGCATACTGCCGCCAGGGCTGGATCCGGTCAAAGAATGGCTGACAGAAATGAAAAGTAATTTGTTGCAACGAAGGCCACTACCGGAATGGGAGGCCATGAAGAACCTGATCAAACCTCCCCGTAAACAGGCTTTTATGCCATTGTTAAACCTGGTGAACAATGATGAAAATCTGTTGTATGAACTGCTCGGCCAGCAACACTATACTTTTACGGCCAGTAGCGAAGCGGATTTCCGCATCAACTACCGCCGTTTTCTGGGTGTCAATAAACACATTGCCCTGCGGATGGAAGACAAAGCTGTATTTGAGGAATACCATGGTTTCCTCCACCGGCTCTATCAGGAAGGTATTATCCAGGGTCTGCGCATCGATCATATTGACGGGTTACAGGACCCTGCGGAGTATATTTACCGCCTGCGGGAACTGTTTGGCAATAACTGTTATATCATCGCAGAAAAAATACTGGCAGGACATGAAACACTGCCAGAACGCTGGGCATTGCAGGGCAGCACCGGCTATGATTTTCTGGCAGGTGTCAGCCAGTTGCTTACAGATGAAGAAGGAATGGAAAAGCTGGGACGCTTTTACCGTGCACACTTTCCGGAGTTGTCGCAATATCCCAAACTGGCCCGCAGTAAAAAACAGCTGGTACTGGAAAAACAATTGAACGGTGAATGGGACAACCTAGTAAGGGAAGCGTTCCGCCTGAAACTGGTGCTGCCTGAAACTGACAAGGCAAAACTGAAAACCGCTTTAGGCGATTTTATGGTATGTCTTCCGGCGAACCGTGTCTACCCGGACAGCTGGCCCCTGGCTCCTGATGATGCACTGGTGCTCGACCTCGCAGTGGAAGATGCTATCCTGCGCAACCCTGCCACCGGCACAGCACTGGAGCTGATCCGCGCCTGGTGGGACTCCGATAAAAAACAGCAACAAGCCGCTGCTGCATTGACATTGCTGAAGAAAATCACACAGTTTGCCGGCCAGCTTAGCCGTGAAGGACTGCAAGAAACAGCCTACTACGTATACAATGCACTGCTGTCCCACAACGAGGCCGGTGACTCTCCGGTACAGAACAAATGTACCCTCGATGGCTTTCATGAAAGGATGGCTGTCAGGCAATATCTTGCTCCTTTCTCCCTGAATACCACCGCCACCCACGACACCCGCTGGGGAGAAGATGCCCGCATCCGGCTCAATGCCCTCACTATTTTCCCGGACCTGTGGATTCAGCAGGTGCAGTCATGGCATACCATGAATCATGATCTGGTAACCCTGATAGACGAAAAACCTGCACCCGATCTCAACGATGAGTATTTTATCTATCAGGCTGTCCTCGCTGGTCTGCCTGTTTCGGGTGAAACAGGCCCCGGATTTACCGCGCATGTCGCTGCTACTTTCCTGAAGGCGGTACGGGAGGCTAAAGTCCACAGCAGCTGGCTAATGCCGGACACCGCCTATGAACTGGCCAGTCTGCAGTTTATCGAACAGATACTGGACCCAAACAGCGCTTTTATGGACAGCATGCGCACGCTCACTGAAAAACTGGAAACGCATGCACATGTGTTTTCACTGACCCAGGCATTGATTAAAATTACAGCGCCCGGTGTGCCGGATATTTATCAGGGATGTGAACTGTGGGACTTCAGCGCAGGAAGCGGCGACGGCCGCCATAGCGTGAACTATACCCTGCGCCGTAAGCTGCTGGCCTCCTGGCAGGAGGGAGATACACACGGTCACAACTGGCCCCGGGAGCATATCGGCACCAAAGCCGCTGTAGGAAGAGAAAAATTATACCTGATCTGGAAAGCTTTACAGTTTAGAAATGCACATCCCGCTATGTTTATCCATGGCGAATATATACCCCTCAGTAGCGGGGATAGAAACAGCCAGATCGCCTATGCCCGCAAATACCGGCAGGATTGGTGCATCGTGGTGGCGCCGCTGTTGCCCGCCGCACATGCCGGTAGCAAACATGAACTGGCCCCTTTGCCCATGCCTGCCAATTCCCCGCTGAAATGGAAAAATGTATTTACCGGTGAAATACTCACCCAACAAAATGGCCGGCTGGTACTGTCAGGTACAGAAGCGTTCCCGGTAGCGCTTTTCAGCCCTGTGCCCGATCATAAATTCCACCGTTGAAAAATTTATTTTATATCGTTACAATATTTTAAAGTGGAAATCGTCTTCCTGATGTTTACAGCTTTAATTTTAATTTTTAAGTTTGTATGATCTTGCTTATTGTACATTAACCACTGCAAAATGAAACAACCCTCCGGAAGTGGAAAGAAACCATCAGGTATTTTTGGTTTGTTACGCCCTTACAAAGGAATGATAGCCTTGCTGATTTTATTTGCCCTCATCGGCAACAGCCTTAATTTATGGCTGCCCAGAATTATCGGGCATGCCATCGATGACTTTTCCCGTGGCTCCTTTGTATATCAGCCGCTGATACTGAAATTCAGCCTGGCTGCTTTGTTCATCTTTATCTTTACCTATCTGCAGAATATTATCCAGACTTATGCTTCCGAACTGGTCGCTAAAAATCTGCGTACCCAGATAGCCGAAAAGATCTCCCGTCAGAGTTATGCCTGGATGGAACAGGCCAATCCATCCCGGTTACTGACAAACCTTACCGCCGATGTAGACTCCATTAAACTGTTTGTGTCTCAGGCAATCGTGTCACTGGTATCCTCTGCATTTATCATCATCGGTGCCAGCATCCTCCTGCTTACGATCAACTGGAAACTGGCATTGGTAGTTATTGCAGCCATCCCCGTCATGGGCTTTACATTCTATGCCGTACTGAAAAAGGTACGTACCCTGTTCCTCCAGAGCCGCGAAGTCATGGACCGGCTGAACAAAGTGCTCAACGAAAGTATCCTGGGTGCAGCATTGGTGCAGGTGGTCAACTCACAGCAGCGGGAGTACGAAAAATTCCTCGATGCCAATGGTAAAGCACTGGGATTTGGCCTCTCCATCCTGCGGCTGTTTGCCGGGCTGGTACCGGTGATCAACCTGACGGCCAATCTTACCAGCCTCGCCATCCTGGCCCTGGGTGGACATTTTGTAATCAACGGCAGTATGAGTATGGGTGACTTCGCTGCATTTGGCAGCTACCTGACTATCCTGATATTTCCCATCCTGGTGATCGGTTTTATGAGCAATGTGATTGCCCAGGCCTCCGCTTCCTATCAACGTATAGGAGTTGTACTGGCTTCTCCGGATATGCTGGAAACAGGTACAATGGAGAAAAAACTCGAAGGGAATATTGTTTGTGAGCATGTTTCTCTGTCTTATGGAGAGAAACCGGTGCTGAAAGACATCTCCTTTGAAGTAAAAGCCGGGTCCAAAATCGCTATCATAGGGCCTACTGCAGCCGGTAAAACGCAGCTGCTTTACCTGCTGATGCGGCTGATCAAGCCGGGAGAAGGCAAAATACTGATAGACGGAGAAGATATTGCCGCCTACGAAAGTGAATCGTTTCATCAGCAGGTAGGCTTTGTATTTCAGGATAGTGTGATCTTCAATATGAGCGTGCGGGAAAACATTGCTTTCAGTGATGTGGTAACAGACGCCTCCCTGGAGAAGGCTATCACCACTGCTGAAGTAAAGGAGTTTACCGATATGCTGCCAGAAAAACTCAGCACCATTGTATCTGAAAGAGGTGTCAGCCTTTCCGGAGGACAGAAACAGCGCCTCATGCTGGCCCGTGCGCTGGCCCTCGAGCCTAAAATACTATTGCTGGATGACTTCACCGCAAGGGTAGACACACATACCGAACGGAAAATACTGGCCAACGTACACCGTAATTATCCTGACCTGACACTGGTATCTGTGACCCAGAAGATCGGTGCAGTAACCCATTACGATAAAATTATTCTGCTGATGCAGGGAGAAATGATCGCTGCCGGCACCCATGAAGAACTGATGGAAAGCAGTCCTGATTACGTACAAATTTTTAACTCTCAGCAAAGCACCAGCAACTATGAATTACAATCTTAGCAAACCCGTTCAGGGAAAAGGGCTGTCTAATTATGCCGCTTTTAAAAGCCTGCTGAAGCTGATCTCTCATGAAAAAAAGAGACTGGCGCTGGCACTGCTGGCCACTATCGGTAACTCCGGCCTTAGCCTGCTGGGTCCATTGCTGACAGCCTATGCCATTGATACCTATGTGATGCACAAACAATATCACGGTGTACTGGTATATTCAGGTATCCTCTTAGCCATATACCTGGCCGCCTTTGGCATCAGCTTCCTGCAAACAAAACTGATGGGTACAGTAGGACAACGCACCCTTTATTCCCTGCGTAATACCATCTTTCATAAATTGCAGCATTTGCCTGTGGCTTTCTTTAACCAAAACAAAGCAGGTGATCTGATCTCACGCGTAAACAACGATACCGATAAACTCAATCAGTTCTTTTCCCAATCTCTGATGCAGTTTGTGGGAAGCATCATCACCATGACTGGTGCCGGTATTTTCCTCTTGATATTGAATATAAAACTGGGACTGGTATCCTTGTTACCAGCGCTGATCATCCTCGTTTTCACACGTTTACTGTCTCCCTGGGTGAAAAAGAAAAACGCACAGAACCTGAAAACAGTGGGAGGACTGAGCGCCGAGATACAGGAAAGCCTGAGCAACTTTAAAGTGATCGTGGCTTTCGGGCGCCGCGATTATTTTATGGACCGCTTTAACGAGGCCAACAAAAAGAATTTCAAAACAGCGGCTGCGGTAGGTATTGCCAACAATATTTTCCTGCCCTTCTATACCTTGTTGTCGAGTATAGCGCAGCTCATGGTGCTGGCGTATGGCATTTATCTGATCGCTGCAGGCGAATTCACCATTGGGCTGCTGGTGAGTTATCTTGCGTATGCGAACTATTTCTATAGTCCGTTGCGCCAACTGGCGGCCCTGTGGGCCAACTTCCAGACGGCTATGGCAGGGTGGGAGCGTATCTCCGAAATACTGGACCTGGAAAACAATATGATCACCATTGAAGATCATACCAGGCAGTCAGGTGCGCCTTTACTGGAACTGAAACAGGTACATTTCGGTTATCCGGAAGGCCGTGAAATACTGCATAATATCAACTTCAGCCTGGAGAAAGGTAAAACCTATGCGTTGGTAGGTCCTACAGGCGGTGGTAAAACTACTACGGCTTCACTGATCGCGCGGTTGTATGATCCTGTAAAAGGCAAGGTGCTGCTGGATGGAAAGGATATCAGGGCGTATAGTCCCGAAGAACGTACGCGCAGGATCGGATTTATTTTACAGGACCCGTTACTGTTCACCGGTACGGTGCGGGAAAATATCCTGTATGGCAACCAGGAGTATGAAAATTATTCCAATGCCCAGCTGGAAGAAGTGATCCGGGCAGCTAACCTGGAGAAGTTGCTCGCGATATTTGAACAGGGCCTGGAAACACCCGTGCAATCAACAGGAGAGGGGGTGAGTCTTGGACAAAAACAGCTGATCGCTTTTATGAGGGCAGTGCTGCGTAAGCCAGACCTGCTGATACTGGATGAAGCCACTGCCAACATCGATACGGTGACAGAAAAGCTCCTGGGAGAGATCCTGGAAAAACTGCCCGCCAGCACTACCCGTGTGATCATCGCGCATCGTCTTAATACCATCGAAAATGCAGACGAGATCTTTTTTGTGAACGACGGAGAAGTGACCAATGCCGGCTCTTTCCACCAGGTAGTAGACAAATTGCTGCATAGCAGGAATTGATAAAATCGTGTATGCATCAGGGTTATATAAACCCGGCAAATGTATACCTGTTCTTACATCACTATAGCGGGATGCACGGCCTGATGGCTGTCATCCCGCTATAACATTAAAACCAGCCGGATTGCCTGTTTTTCCGCTTATCTTTGTAAGATGATCTCTCCACGAATATTACAAAGCATCAACTCCCAGTATCATCAACATGCCCACCGTAATCTGTATTACCAGGGAACTGCTTCTGTATTGCCCTGGACCCGCCTTACCTGTGAGCTGCTGACAGACTGCCCGGAAGAAATACTGGCCCTGGAGGATACGCACAAAAGCCGGGAGGTAGTCAGTTACCTCACCATGCAGGCGAGGCAGGCCTTCTGTCATACCAACCAATATCTCGATATTTCAACAGCGCATACCGATTCACTACAACAGGTGTATGCCAGGCTGGTGGAGGATATTATCGGCGCTGTAAAAGACCGCAGGATAGATGAAGCTATACTATCGGCCCGGCATAGTGTACGGCTGCGTGAATGGCTGAGGGCTTCGAATCCTTTTACAGAAAAGGCTTTTGCTGTTGCCGGAAGACAGCTGGAGCCTGTGGTATGTGCTGAATATGAAGCCACCCTGCAACTGGAGGTGTTGCAACTGAATACCAGCAGTATTACAGGGCCTTTGCTGGATATCGGTTGTGGGCCGGAGGCATATCTGGTAAAATACCTGCGTAGCCAGGGTATTCAGGCTTATGGAGTAGATCGTTTTATTGCTGCTCCGGCAGCATTCCTGCAGGTCGGCGACTGGCTGGATTTTTCTCTGCCACCCGGCTACTGGGGGACCATTGTTTCCAATTTGTCATTCTCCAATCATTTCCTGCATCATCATCACCGCAACAGTCCTGAGTGCGCGCGTTATGCCCGCAAGTACATGGAGATCCTTCAGGCACTGCGTCCCGGCGGAAGTTATCATTATGCACCTTCTCTGCCGATGATGGAGGTCTATTTACCTGCCTCGCAATATACTGTCAGCAACATTCCGGTGACAGCACATTTTTCAGCTACTGTGGTTACGAAGAAGGCAACAGTGGAGGAATAAGACCTACCTGCCGGGAATGTGTTATGGCTTCTGCGCTGTGCTGAAAGTAACAGCAGGCGATATCCAGTGCCTGCAGGTTGCCGACTGCCGCCTCTACAGCTGCTTTGTTTTTATGGCTGACATGCCGGAGGTATACGCAGAGTATTCTTTGCGGGAAATGGCGGGCTATCGCTTCATAGATATAAGGGTCCTGCTGGGTATCGTCGCCCAGCAGCACAAAGGGCATGTGGGGGTAACTCTCCAGTATACGGGCAATACGGGTGAATTTGGTGTTGTGTTTTCCTTGTCCGGTGTTGACCAGTTGAGTGAAACGTTTCAGCTGGTTGAGCAGGTACACGCCTTGTGGTAATTGCCATGCATCAGCAAACTCGCGGATATAATCATACAGGTTCCATTCACTGCTGCTCACATAAAAGAAGGGGTTGGGGAAGGCTGGGGTAGTGTGTCCGTGGCTCAGGAGCTGATAATGGTGCACTACTCCTTCAAAAGGTTTTCTGCTGCTGGCATTATGGGTGAGTAGTACATAGAGTTTTTTATAGAGATGACTGGAATGGGAGATGAGGAAGGTATCGTCTATGTCGGATATGCAGCCGTACTGTGTACGATGCGGAATGTACAGTTCCCCGTACCCGGTTGCGATGATGGCACTTTGTTGTACATGAGTGACCGTTACCGGATGCCAGCCGGCAGCGGTAGGATATTCGGGCT belongs to Chitinophaga sp. HK235 and includes:
- a CDS encoding ABC transporter ATP-binding protein, translating into MNYNLSKPVQGKGLSNYAAFKSLLKLISHEKKRLALALLATIGNSGLSLLGPLLTAYAIDTYVMHKQYHGVLVYSGILLAIYLAAFGISFLQTKLMGTVGQRTLYSLRNTIFHKLQHLPVAFFNQNKAGDLISRVNNDTDKLNQFFSQSLMQFVGSIITMTGAGIFLLILNIKLGLVSLLPALIILVFTRLLSPWVKKKNAQNLKTVGGLSAEIQESLSNFKVIVAFGRRDYFMDRFNEANKKNFKTAAAVGIANNIFLPFYTLLSSIAQLMVLAYGIYLIAAGEFTIGLLVSYLAYANYFYSPLRQLAALWANFQTAMAGWERISEILDLENNMITIEDHTRQSGAPLLELKQVHFGYPEGREILHNINFSLEKGKTYALVGPTGGGKTTTASLIARLYDPVKGKVLLDGKDIRAYSPEERTRRIGFILQDPLLFTGTVRENILYGNQEYENYSNAQLEEVIRAANLEKLLAIFEQGLETPVQSTGEGVSLGQKQLIAFMRAVLRKPDLLILDEATANIDTVTEKLLGEILEKLPASTTRVIIAHRLNTIENADEIFFVNDGEVTNAGSFHQVVDKLLHSRN
- the treY gene encoding malto-oligosyltrehalose synthase, which codes for MRNEFFTPVATYRIQFSKDFTFTDLEKQLDYLHQLGITTIYASPVFETTPGSLYGYDITNPREINNNIGSLAHMRQLHVKLRSLGMSWIQDIVPNYMAFHCNNTRLMDALERGTISPYYNYFDIDWHHPDADLKGKLMVPFLRKTLRETITDGGIQLSYGRQGLGIATGGQLYPLSARTYRWLLSILPPGLDPVKEWLTEMKSNLLQRRPLPEWEAMKNLIKPPRKQAFMPLLNLVNNDENLLYELLGQQHYTFTASSEADFRINYRRFLGVNKHIALRMEDKAVFEEYHGFLHRLYQEGIIQGLRIDHIDGLQDPAEYIYRLRELFGNNCYIIAEKILAGHETLPERWALQGSTGYDFLAGVSQLLTDEEGMEKLGRFYRAHFPELSQYPKLARSKKQLVLEKQLNGEWDNLVREAFRLKLVLPETDKAKLKTALGDFMVCLPANRVYPDSWPLAPDDALVLDLAVEDAILRNPATGTALELIRAWWDSDKKQQQAAAALTLLKKITQFAGQLSREGLQETAYYVYNALLSHNEAGDSPVQNKCTLDGFHERMAVRQYLAPFSLNTTATHDTRWGEDARIRLNALTIFPDLWIQQVQSWHTMNHDLVTLIDEKPAPDLNDEYFIYQAVLAGLPVSGETGPGFTAHVAATFLKAVREAKVHSSWLMPDTAYELASLQFIEQILDPNSAFMDSMRTLTEKLETHAHVFSLTQALIKITAPGVPDIYQGCELWDFSAGSGDGRHSVNYTLRRKLLASWQEGDTHGHNWPREHIGTKAAVGREKLYLIWKALQFRNAHPAMFIHGEYIPLSSGDRNSQIAYARKYRQDWCIVVAPLLPAAHAGSKHELAPLPMPANSPLKWKNVFTGEILTQQNGRLVLSGTEAFPVALFSPVPDHKFHR
- the treZ gene encoding malto-oligosyltrehalose trehalohydrolase, yielding MIRYQQQGAFLKENGDCFFRVWAPFRKSVTLLLLGSEEVSYPMTSEEGGYWSTTVQEVADGMHYYYLLDEHLQRPDPASRHQESTVHRASCVVDPAAFTFTDDNWKGLEPRDLIIYEIHIGTFTKEGTFQAAREKLPTLEALGITAIALMPVCQFPGDRNWGYDCVYPFALHNKYGTTAEFKALINTAHHLGMAVILDVVYNHAGGEGNYQPDYGPYFTDKYKTFWGPAVNLDDNWCDAVRDYYIQNALMWLGEFRIDGLRIDSLHECQDSSAVHFAWELSEAVAGLEQQSGRRKLLIASTDLNDPRYTNPVKIGGYGLTSQWADDFHHALHAWLTGEQQGYYEDFGQFQHLEKAFRDAFVYTGQYSSFRKRKFGLLSDDGDCQRMIVFSQNHEQVGNRMLGERLGSLVSFEALKLAASAVLLSSFVPLLFMGEEYGEKNPFLFFTAYSDPALVEEVKKARSRWFSAFFNTSKSIPDPQLEESFTRSRLGWDTSSRSNAALLACYRFLIAFRKHRPAMRTVSKESVSLLPAGNDQALLAIERTSGQDKVLILLNFDTAVQTYHHTAPATLKKIFDSAHEEWNGPGIKAADEASVNDTILLQPLSAVVYEMAHHEE
- a CDS encoding App1 family protein → MYSSRKHKYNAAKKSLSQRLWNSIGISTTTVVKVYRGYGHDGQLQLFGHVLTRSPAPEARSRGNVWLHIWSLLRLFMVQPKPNAAVQLEWQGKIISARTADDGFFHFQWQPEYPTAAGWHPVTVTHVQQSAIIATGYGELYIPHRTQYGCISDIDDTFLISHSSHLYKKLYVLLTHNASSRKPFEGVVHHYQLLSHGHTTPAFPNPFFYVSSSEWNLYDYIREFADAWQLPQGVYLLNQLKRFTQLVNTGQGKHNTKFTRIARILESYPHMPFVLLGDDTQQDPYIYEAIARHFPQRILCVYLRHVSHKNKAAVEAAVGNLQALDIACCYFQHSAEAITHSRQVGLIPPLLPSS
- a CDS encoding ABC transporter ATP-binding protein; its protein translation is MKQPSGSGKKPSGIFGLLRPYKGMIALLILFALIGNSLNLWLPRIIGHAIDDFSRGSFVYQPLILKFSLAALFIFIFTYLQNIIQTYASELVAKNLRTQIAEKISRQSYAWMEQANPSRLLTNLTADVDSIKLFVSQAIVSLVSSAFIIIGASILLLTINWKLALVVIAAIPVMGFTFYAVLKKVRTLFLQSREVMDRLNKVLNESILGAALVQVVNSQQREYEKFLDANGKALGFGLSILRLFAGLVPVINLTANLTSLAILALGGHFVINGSMSMGDFAAFGSYLTILIFPILVIGFMSNVIAQASASYQRIGVVLASPDMLETGTMEKKLEGNIVCEHVSLSYGEKPVLKDISFEVKAGSKIAIIGPTAAGKTQLLYLLMRLIKPGEGKILIDGEDIAAYESESFHQQVGFVFQDSVIFNMSVRENIAFSDVVTDASLEKAITTAEVKEFTDMLPEKLSTIVSERGVSLSGGQKQRLMLARALALEPKILLLDDFTARVDTHTERKILANVHRNYPDLTLVSVTQKIGAVTHYDKIILLMQGEMIAAGTHEELMESSPDYVQIFNSQQSTSNYELQS
- a CDS encoding class I SAM-dependent methyltransferase, whose product is MISPRILQSINSQYHQHAHRNLYYQGTASVLPWTRLTCELLTDCPEEILALEDTHKSREVVSYLTMQARQAFCHTNQYLDISTAHTDSLQQVYARLVEDIIGAVKDRRIDEAILSARHSVRLREWLRASNPFTEKAFAVAGRQLEPVVCAEYEATLQLEVLQLNTSSITGPLLDIGCGPEAYLVKYLRSQGIQAYGVDRFIAAPAAFLQVGDWLDFSLPPGYWGTIVSNLSFSNHFLHHHHRNSPECARYARKYMEILQALRPGGSYHYAPSLPMMEVYLPASQYTVSNIPVTAHFSATVVTKKATVEE